In Labrus mixtus chromosome 11, fLabMix1.1, whole genome shotgun sequence, a single window of DNA contains:
- the m6pr gene encoding cation-dependent mannose-6-phosphate receptor, which yields MKVTNRLSGGSFPRWTLVLQLLLCGSGVYTTDSTKNCKLYSDSESERKVLNRLEPLAHKNFTLEITKEAESYTYVFQLCGDAWGVPGAGVVQLDNKNKDGKPTVIGSYNATQAYGGSDWVMLIYRDGETYDGHCSKEKRRAMFMISCNRNMDVGQIGTVLEDREREQDCFYLFELDSNAVCPPLQSKLSPGSIILIIGLCIVAVYLIGGFLYQRLIVGAKGMEQFPNYAFWVELGNLTADGCDFVCRSRNREEAPAYRGVATEPLEEEPEERDDHLLPM from the exons ATGAAG GTGACGAACAGACTCAGTGGAGGCTCCTTCCCGAGGTGGACTCTGGTTCTTCAGCTGCTCCTGTGTGGGAGTGGAGTTTACACCACCGACAGCACCAAGAATTGTAAACTGTACTCTGACTCTGAATCAGAACGGAAAGTCCTCAATCGGCTAGAGCCACTCGCACACAAAAA CTTTACATTGGAGATCACCAAGGAAGCTGAGAGTTACACATACGTGTTCCAGTTGTGTGGGGACGCATGGGGTGTTCCAGGAGCCGGGGTAGTTCAGTTGGACAACAAAAATAAGGACGGGAAACCAACGGTGATCGGCTCATACAATGCAACACAAGCGTACGGAGGAA GTGACTGGGTGATGTTAATCTACAGAGATGGTGAAACATACGATGGCCACTGCTctaaggaaaagaggagagccATGTTCATGATCTCTTGCAACAGAAACATGGACGTG GGCCAAATCGGGACGGTGCTGGAAGACAGGGAGAGGGAACAAGACTGTTTCTACCTTTTTGAGCTGGACTCCAATGCAGTCTGTCCACCTCTGCAGTCCAAGCTCAGTCCTGGATCCATCATACTCATCAT TGGCCTCTGCATTGTGGCTGTCTACCTCATTGGAGGTTTCCTCTACCAGAGACTGATTGTTGGCGCCAAAGGGATGGAGCAATTCCCCAATTATGCTTTTTGGGTGGAGCTTGGCAATCTGACAGCG GATGGCTGTGACTTTGTGTGCCGGTCAAGGAATCGAGAGGAAGCTCCCGCATACAGGGGCGTGGCCACAGAACCGTTAGAAGAAGAGCCAGAGGAGCGAGATGACCACTTACTACCAATGTGA